The following are encoded in a window of Arvicanthis niloticus isolate mArvNil1 chromosome 1, mArvNil1.pat.X, whole genome shotgun sequence genomic DNA:
- the Bag3 gene encoding BAG family molecular chaperone regulator 3 yields the protein MSAATQSPVMQMASGNGASDRDPLPPGWEIKIDPQTGWPFFVDHNSRTTTWNDPRVPPEGPKETASSANGPSRDGSRLLPTREGHPIYPQLRPGYIPIPVLHEGSENRQPHLFHAYSQPGVQRFRTEAAAAAPQRSQSPLRGGMTEATQTDKQCGQVPAAASAQPPTAHGPERSQSPAASDCSSSSSSASLPSSGRSSLGSHQLPRGYIPIPVIHEQNITRPAAQPSFHQAQKTHYPAQQGEYQPQQPVYHKIQGDDWEPRTLRAASPFRSPVRGASSREGSPARSGTPVHCPSPIRVHTVVDRPQPMTPREPPPVTQPENKPESKPGPSGPDLPPGHIPIQVIRREADSKPVSQKPPPPAEKVEVKVSSTPIPCPSPSPAPSAVPSSPKNVAAEQKATPSPAPAEAAAPKSGEAEAPAKHPGVLKVEAILEKVQGLEQAVDNFEGKKTDKKYLMIEEYLTKELLALDSVDPEGRADVRQARRDGVRKVQTILEKLEQKAIDVPGQVQVYELQPSNLESEQPLQEIMGAMTVDKDKKGPENKDPQTESQQLEAKAAMPPNLSSTADSAGNPVAP from the exons ATGAGCGCCGCCACCCAGTCGCCCGTGATGCAGATGGCGTCCGGCAACGGAGCCAGCGACCGAGACCCCCTGCCCCCGGGCTGGGAGATCAAGATCGACCCGCAGACCGGCTGGCCCTTCTTCGTGGACCACAACAGCCGCACCACGACGTGGAACGACCCGCGTGTGCCCCCCGAGGGCCCTAAG GAAACTGCATCATCTGCCAACGGCCCTTCCCGTGATGGCTCCAGGCTTCTGCCCACTAGGGAAGGCCACCCCATATACCCCCAGCTCCGACCAGGCTACATTCCCATTCCTGTCCTCCATGAAGGCTCCGAGAACCGGCAGCCACACCTTTTCCATGCCTATTCCCAGCCTGGAGTGCAGCGATTTCGAACTGAGGCAGCAGCAGCCGCTCCACAGAGGTCCCAGTCTCCTTTGCGTGGCGGCATGACAGAAGCCACCCAGACAGATAAACAGTGTGGACAGGTGCCGGCAGCTGCCTCAGCTCAGCCCCCGACTGCCCATGGACCTGAG CGATCTCAGTCTCCAGCTGCCTCTGACtgctcatcctcatcctcctcagccAGCCTGCCCTCTTCCGGCAGGAGCAGTCTGGGTAGCCATCAGCTCCCCAGGGGCTACATACCCATCCCCGTGATACATGAGCAGAACATCACCCGGCCAGCAGCTCAGCCCTCTTTCCACCAAGCCCAGAAGACCCACTACCCAGCTCAGCAGGGTGAATACCAGCCCCAGCAGCCTGTATACCACAAGATCCAGGGCGATGACTGGGAGCCCCGGACACTTCGGGCTGCATCTCCATTCAGGTCACCTGTCAGAGGAGCATCCAGCCGGGAAGGCTCTCCAGCCAGAAGTGGCACACCGGTTCACTGCCCATCACCCATCCGTGTGCACACAGTAGTTGACAGGCCTCAG CCCATGACCCCTCGAGAGCCTCCACCTGTTACCCAACCcgaaaacaaaccagaaagtaAGCCAGGCCCATCTGGACCAGATCTCCCTCCTGGACACATCCCCATTCAAGTGATCCGCAGGGAGGCAGACTCTAAGCCTGTTTCCCAGAAGCCACCTCCTCCTGCTGAGAAAGTGGAAGTGAAGGTTTCCTCTACCCCAATTCCTTGTCCTTCTCCCAGCCCCGCCCCGTCTGCTGTCCCTTCTTCCCCCAAGAATGTGGCTGCAGAACAGAAGGCGACCCCCAGCCCTGCCCCTGCAGAAGCTGCAGCCCCCAAATCAGGAGAAGCTGAAGCCCCAGCTAAGCATCCAGGTGTGCTGAAAGTGGAAGCCATCCTGGAGAAGGTGCAAGGGCTGGAGCAGGCTGTAGACAACTTTGAAGGCAAGAAGACTGATAAAAAATACCTGATGATTGAAGAGTATTTGACCAAAGAGCTGCTGGCCCTGGATTCCGTAGACCCTGAAGGACGAGCTGATGTGCGTCAGGCCAGGAGAGATGGCGTCAGGAAGGTTCAGACCATCTTAGAAAAACTCGAGCAGAAAGCAATCGATGTCCCGGGTCAAGTACAAGTCTATGAACTCCAGCCCAGCAACCTAGAGTCTGAGCAGCCACTGCAGGAAATCATGGGCGCCATGACAGTTGACAAGGATAAGAAAGGTCCTGAAAACAAAGATCCACAAACTGAAAGCCAACAGCTAGAAGCCAAAGCAGCCATGCCTCCAAATCTCAGCAGCACAGCAGACTCAGCTGGCAACCCAGTGGCTCCCTAG